The following are from one region of the Mesorhizobium sp. B4-1-4 genome:
- the gcvH gene encoding glycine cleavage system protein GcvH encodes MAKTYFTADHEWLSVEGGVATVGITDYAQEQLGDLVFVELPETGRKLAKGDTAVVVESVKAASDVYAPVDGEITEANGTLSSDPSLVNSAATGAGWLWKMKLADEGQLAGLMDETAYKAHIG; translated from the coding sequence ATGGCAAAGACCTATTTCACCGCCGATCACGAATGGCTCAGCGTCGAGGGTGGCGTCGCCACCGTCGGCATCACCGATTACGCGCAGGAGCAGCTCGGCGACCTCGTCTTCGTCGAACTGCCCGAGACCGGCCGGAAGCTTGCCAAGGGCGATACCGCGGTCGTGGTCGAATCCGTCAAGGCCGCCTCCGACGTGTACGCGCCGGTCGACGGCGAAATCACCGAGGCCAACGGCACGCTGTCGTCCGACCCGTCGCTGGTCAATTCGGCGGCCACCGGCGCCGGCTGGCTGTGGAAGATGAAGCTCGCCGATGAAGGCCAACTCGCCGGCCTCATGGACGAGACCGCCTACAAAGCCCATATCGGCTGA